One region of Vitis vinifera cultivar Pinot Noir 40024 chromosome 1, ASM3070453v1 genomic DNA includes:
- the LOC100242760 gene encoding UPF0496 protein 4 — MFQVGVSRFSAFSPFSGSRNCSLPNNFELLSCSFDDALIRRLKALNPPSLTLSWLSLAVDFLSTIHAEVRSLISNLKPSASDDSLACFLDDSVKLLDVCNSISSEIERLRQRRLLINFVIHLLDFSGEGPAPEKLKKARDSLADWANCPRGFTKRRFENDVKVLIHDLARGLGNAPRGKISSVERLVRRTVYTVGAMTVFFAGVVVFSLYGLPDLVAIQIPAEFAWADSFAELQTTISEKIKGSKIGELNGVETRIRTVCDAVDDVARGDPEKDKKERLKDAVKELATATKTFSEGLDGLHNGVNGMFHTVLGARNDMLDSYRVGGNGGKPKKQQPK, encoded by the coding sequence ATGTTTCAGGTGGGCGTCTCACGCTTCTCTGCTTTTTCACCGTTTTCCGGGTCAAGAAATTGCTCTCTTCCCAACAACTTTGAACTCCTTTCTTGCTCCTTCGACGATGCCCTCATCCGCCGCCTTAAAGCTCTAAATCCGCCTTCTCTTACCCTCTCTTGGCTCTCCCTCGCTGTCGATTTCCTCTCCACCATTCATGCGGAGGTGCGAAGCCTGATCTCCAATCTGAAGCCGTCTGCGTCCGATGACTCCCTCGCCTGCTTCTTGGATGATAGCGTGAAGCTTTTAGACGTTTGTAATTCGATTTCGTCAGAGATCGAACGCCTTCGCCAACGCCGTTTGTTGATCAATTTTGTTATTCACTTGCTCGACTTCTCCGGCGAGGGTCCGGCCCCGGAGAAGCTCAAGAAAGCTAGGGATTCCCTAGCGGATTGGGCGAACTGTCCCCGAGGGTTCACGAAACGGAGATTCGAGAACGATGTCAAGGTTTTGATCCACGATCTCGCGCGAGGGCTTGGAAATGCGCCGCGTGGCAAGATCTCCAGCGTGGAGAGACTCGTCCGCCGGACGGTCTACACCGTCGGGGCGATGACGGTGTTCTTCGCCGGAGTTGTGGTCTTCTCTCTGTACGGACTTCCAGATCTCGTTGCCATCCAAATTCCGGCCGAGTTCGCATGGGCTGACTCCTTCGCCGAACTCCAGACGACGATCTCTGAAAAGATCAAGGGGTCAAAGATTGGAGAGCTCAACGGCGTGGAGACGAGGATACGGACAGTGTGTGACGCCGTTGATGACGTGGCGAGAGGAGATCCGGAAAAGGACAAAAAGGAGCGGTTGAAGGACGCCGTTAAGGAGCTGGCAACGGCAACAAAAACTTTTTCGGAGGGTTTGGACGGATTACATAACGGCGTGAATGGGATGTTTCATACGGTTTTGGGCGCTAGGAATGACATGTTGGATAGTTACAGAGTTGGCGGAAACGGAGGGAAACCAAAAAAGCAGCAGCCAAAGTGA